The following coding sequences are from one Apus apus isolate bApuApu2 chromosome 10, bApuApu2.pri.cur, whole genome shotgun sequence window:
- the FAM81A gene encoding protein FAM81A — MAPAPLFPAPPGATGKAAALGGVSPLPPSRGADTAIKYLRGSDEEGAACGGGSPAPLRSAPRSRAPRRGPTGGRRPRLRRLAQGCCSGGSALKSGAARARGCGTAGQPRLARIRHRLKLLTRKWPSEAQSSQLLPILKAPMSSIAFHGSYAVQRSLEESIIPGTQIRVRNIPLHSQALTAVPLASASLVDQLEDRILSHEKTTAALVEHAFRIKEDIVSTLHRMQNKGGGDRLARQLLEEHIRNITAIVRQLNRDIEMLQEQIRVRDNLSYGTNSTLKSLEMRQLSGLGDLRGRVARCDAGLARLSAEHKITYERLQSLSKDQHTSKLILESKIKEAEIQISHLLSRVEQSIMQQEAKLKVAYKESNQQLHLLDMKLKNAIEELSSQILSTRSWLEQEHERIEKELVQKVDQLSLTFKENTEMNERAIEMKFNQMAEKIDKIEEIQKITIEAHEAKQTEEKINIRIGKLQNEINEDIKEMKAEVNAGFAAIYESIGSLQQVLEAKMKLDKDELQKQIHQMKQEVPTWGEAGP, encoded by the exons ATGGCCCCCGCCCCGCTTTTCCCCGCTCCCCCCGGAGCCACAGGGAAGGCAGCTGCTCTTGGCGGGGTCTCgcccctccctccttcccggGGAGCGGACACTGCTATCAAATATCTTCGAGGAAGCGACGAGGAGGG CGCGGCCTGCGGCGGCggcagccccgctccgctccgctccgctccgcgcaGCCGGGCCCCACGCCGCGGACCGACGGGCGGGCGGAGACCCCGGCTCCGCCGCTTGGCTCAGGGGTGCTGCAGCGGGGGCAGCGCGTTGAAGAGCGGGGCTGcgcgggcgcggggctgcgggaccGCGGGGCAGCCCCGTCTTGCCCGGATCCGGCACCG ACTTAAATTATTGACCAGAAAATGGCCCAGCGAAGCCCAATCTTCCCAACTCTTGCCCATTCTGAAAG CACCCATGAGCTCCATTGCTTTCCATGGAAGCTATGCAGTGCAAAGGTCTCTTGAAGAATCTATTATTCCAGGTACCCAAAT ACGGGTTCGAAACATACCGCTGCACAGCCAGGCGCTGACAGCGGTCCCGCTGGCATCTGCGAGCCTGGTGGATCAGCTGGAAGACAGAATCCTAAGCCATGAGAAAACAACGGCGGCTCTTGTGGAACATGCTTTCCGCATTAAGGAGGACATTGTTTCCACCCTGCACAGAATGCAGAACAAAGGGGGGGGCGACCGGCTGGCTCGACAGCTCTTGGAAGAACATATCCGAAACATAACGGCTATAGTGAGGCAGCTTAATCGGGACATTGAG ATGCTGCAGGAACAGATACGTGTCAGAGACAATCTCAGCTATGGAACAAATTCTACCCTGAAGAGCCTGGAAATGAGGCAACTTTCTGGTTTAGGAGATCTGAGGGGAAGAGTTGCAAG GTGTGATGCTGGGTTAGCCAGGCTGTCTGCAGAGCATAAAATTACATATGAAAGACTTCAGAGCCTAAGTAAAGACCAACACACCTCCAAGCTGATCTTAGAATCTAAAATCAAAGAGGCAGAAATACAG atttctCATCTTCTGAGCAGAGTAGAGCAATCAATAATGCAACAAGAAGCAAAGCTGAAGGTTGCTTACAAAGAGAGCAACCAACAGCTCCACCTCCTGGATATGAA ATTGAAAAATGCTATTGAGGAGCTCAGCAGCCAGATTTTGTCTACACGTAGCTGGTTGGAGCAGGAACATGAAAGGATTGAGAAAGAGCTTGTGCAAAAAGTAGACCAACTCTCACTGACTTTTAAGGAAAACACT GAAATGAATGAAAGAGCTATAGAGATGAAATTCAACCAAATGGCTGAGAAAATTGACAAAatagaagaaatacagaagataaCTATAGAAGCACACGAAGCAAAACAGActgaagaaaagataaatattcGCATTGGCAAACTTCAAAACGAGATTAATGAAGAtataaaagaaatgaaagctgaagTTAACGCCG GATTTGCAGCTATCTATGAGAGCATTGGGTCTCTGCAGCAAGTTCTAGAAGCAAAAATGAAGCTGGACAAAGATGAACTACAGAAGCAGATCCACCAAATGAAGCAGGAGGTTCCAACATGGGGAGAGGCTGGACCATGA